Proteins encoded by one window of Microbacterium testaceum:
- a CDS encoding CGNR zinc finger domain-containing protein: MHLNPYGEYAVLLAASLANDWPADRAGIEARTIEMGMTMTFPAASDDHPRTRAVIDEWLRVVDETDPDARAALLNAQMAAVTAYPRLTDHDGEGWHLHYRDSDEALPRVLAAVISVGTSLHLVTRGMTRLGRCAAEPCTNVVVDVTRNGRQRYCSVRCANRAAVRRHRAREAS, from the coding sequence ATGCATCTCAACCCTTACGGGGAGTACGCCGTCCTGCTCGCGGCATCGCTGGCGAACGACTGGCCCGCCGACCGCGCGGGCATCGAAGCGCGCACGATCGAGATGGGGATGACGATGACCTTCCCCGCGGCATCCGACGATCATCCGCGCACCCGCGCCGTCATCGACGAGTGGCTCCGCGTGGTCGACGAGACCGACCCCGACGCCCGCGCGGCTCTCCTCAACGCGCAGATGGCGGCCGTGACGGCATACCCCCGCCTCACCGACCACGACGGGGAGGGGTGGCACCTGCATTACCGCGACAGCGACGAGGCGCTCCCCCGCGTGCTCGCCGCCGTCATTTCGGTGGGCACCTCTCTGCACCTCGTCACGCGCGGGATGACCCGGCTCGGCCGATGCGCCGCTGAACCGTGCACGAACGTCGTCGTCGACGTCACGCGCAACGGCCGGCAGCGGTACTGCTCGGTGCGCTGCGCCAACCGCGCCGCCGTGCGCCGCCATCGAGCGCGCGAGGCGTCCTAG
- a CDS encoding GNAT family N-acetyltransferase, giving the protein MADELTVTRNDDARRYEIHVGDELGGFLEFRAIDDDRTVLPHTEIDPSYKGRGLGSALASEALSDLARRGGSVIPSCPFVAHYLREHDVPGLVVEWPNDNDAADSAGPGEPS; this is encoded by the coding sequence ATGGCCGACGAACTGACCGTGACCCGCAACGACGACGCCCGCCGCTACGAGATCCACGTGGGCGACGAGCTCGGCGGCTTCCTCGAGTTCCGCGCGATCGACGACGACCGCACCGTGCTCCCCCACACCGAGATCGACCCCTCCTACAAGGGGCGCGGGCTCGGCTCCGCTCTTGCGAGCGAGGCGCTCTCCGACCTGGCTCGTCGTGGCGGCAGCGTCATTCCCTCCTGCCCCTTCGTCGCGCACTACCTGCGCGAGCACGATGTGCCCGGCCTTGTCGTGGAGTGGCCGAACGACAACGACGCCGCCGACTCGGCGGGCCCCGGCGAACCCTCGTGA
- a CDS encoding pirin family protein — MTRLDVEPPEAEGPVACDGPRALIVAAREVPLGGVRGMEVHRTLPHRALPMVGAWCFLDRFGPQDTLMRVEPHPHIGLQTVTWPIIGEVRHRDAVGSDVIVRPGALNLMTSGAGIAHSEYSVGEGPIPLDALQLWVALPETRRHGAPAFERHEDLPVLDLGHGADAIVVMGELDGVASPATVHTPIVGAELRLPPGVAVRIPLHPDWEYAVSGMTGTAEAVTGMDATDADAARRPGSTPEAGPTASLDPSRLVYLGKGRDHLELRSAEGARVFLLGGEPFEADIVMWWNFVGRSHDEIVEAREAWEAQAPRFGAVIDHGPERIPAPPLPAVRLTPRKRRG; from the coding sequence GTGACGCGACTCGACGTCGAGCCTCCCGAGGCGGAGGGTCCGGTCGCGTGCGACGGTCCGCGCGCGCTCATCGTGGCAGCGCGCGAGGTGCCGTTGGGAGGCGTCCGCGGAATGGAGGTCCACCGCACCCTCCCTCACCGTGCCCTGCCGATGGTCGGCGCGTGGTGCTTCCTCGACCGCTTCGGCCCACAGGACACGCTCATGCGCGTCGAACCGCACCCGCACATCGGGCTGCAGACGGTGACGTGGCCGATCATCGGTGAGGTCAGACACCGGGATGCCGTGGGCAGCGACGTCATCGTGCGTCCCGGCGCCCTGAACCTCATGACGAGTGGCGCGGGCATCGCGCACTCCGAGTACTCGGTCGGTGAGGGGCCCATCCCCCTCGACGCCCTGCAGCTCTGGGTGGCGCTGCCCGAGACCCGGCGGCACGGAGCTCCGGCCTTCGAGCGCCACGAGGACCTCCCCGTCCTCGATCTGGGCCACGGGGCCGACGCGATCGTGGTGATGGGCGAGCTCGACGGAGTCGCCTCGCCCGCGACCGTCCACACGCCCATCGTCGGGGCCGAGCTGCGCCTGCCGCCGGGTGTCGCCGTGCGCATCCCCCTGCACCCCGACTGGGAGTACGCGGTCTCCGGCATGACGGGTACCGCCGAGGCGGTGACGGGGATGGATGCCACCGATGCCGACGCCGCGCGACGCCCGGGTTCCACGCCCGAAGCCGGGCCCACGGCATCCCTGGACCCTTCGCGGCTGGTCTATCTCGGCAAGGGGCGCGACCACCTGGAGCTGCGGAGTGCAGAGGGCGCCCGCGTGTTCTTGCTGGGCGGGGAGCCGTTCGAGGCCGACATCGTCATGTGGTGGAACTTCGTGGGGCGGTCTCACGACGAGATCGTCGAGGCACGCGAGGCGTGGGAAGCCCAGGCGCCGCGCTTCGGGGCCGTGATCGACCACGGCCCCGAGCGGATTCCCGCTCCTCCCCTACCGGCGGTGCGGCTCACGCCGCGGAAGCGGCGGGGCTGA
- a CDS encoding S8 family serine peptidase: MGRTLRSVAAISLAGLFTVAGATAVQAADVGEEVTPPTPIESATGRYIVVLDEAPVATYQGGEPGLDATKSDEARLDADSPQARKYSAFLEERQQNVADEAGVRPDATYTIAVNGFSASMDPNQAAKLAATKGVQKVVPDEIRHPVAVPSTEFLGLEGDNGVWQKIGGVGSAGEGVVVGVVDTGIAPENPAFAGEPLGTTAGSEPYLDGNDVVFRKGDGTDFRSPRVAEGNGWSLSDYSTKLVGARYFDQGAAATGFTFEADYRSPRDGDAHGSHTASTAAGNNGVDASVEGIDFGAISGVAPAAKVAAYKACWAGPDPLVTTDDVCALSDLLGAINAAVSDGVDVINYSIGGGAATTTLSLEDQAFFNAAAAGVFVSVSAGNSGPGASTADHASPWYTTVAASTIPTYEGTVKLADGFQAAGASVSVREGQDVTAPVVYAGDIAASGADPANAALCLIGSLDPAKAAGKIVVCDRGQNARIEKSQAVKDAGGVGMILVNVTPASVDNDFHSVPTVHIDARYRDALLAYVRGTADATATLVGENVTGETTPTPQVAGFSSRGPMLADGSDILKPDVSAPGVAILAAAANAPGATPTFEFLSGTSMSSPHVAGLGALYLGERPLATPAEVKSAMMTTAYDTVDVEGAPAQDPFAQGAGHVDPTKYFDPGLLYLNGPADWAAFLQGKGLEDFGVAPIDGSDLNLASISIGSLAKPQTITRTVTSTRAGSFSASIDVPGVDATVEPATLEFAAAGEQKTFTVTFSRTDAAAEQWTSGFLTWTGDGTQVRSPIAIRPATAEAPAEVSGTGLSGSTSVEILPGVGGELPLSVSGLAAQTLLADPDNPVAGHSGNQDSGDADGYVRWTVQVPEGTTLSRFDLDSSDDTGSDLDLFVSRVVSPDDLRYYERFTSATASADERVTLTNPTAGTYLIEANLYSSTGPFTWDMTYANVTPGGEGQLTATPNPIPVQQGAAVSYDLSWQGLAPQTRYLGVVRYGDSDVQTVLTVDSGEAAPAVVEAPTVSGTAKLGRTLTATPGTWNPADVTTAYQWLRDGEPVNGATSATYRVQRADLGRVLSVRVTATAPANGLTGTADSAGVPVVVGSFTTVSVDPWVGRTGDAYTLTVKVRPLSGPAPQGDVTVTVAGKEYVATLQDGKATIVLDPQTRGVKLVKAVYGGSATVEASRASSAFIVLR, from the coding sequence ATGGGTCGAACCCTGCGTTCGGTCGCGGCCATTTCCCTGGCCGGACTGTTCACCGTTGCCGGAGCCACAGCCGTTCAGGCTGCCGACGTGGGCGAGGAGGTGACGCCTCCCACACCCATCGAATCCGCGACGGGCCGGTACATCGTGGTCCTCGACGAGGCCCCCGTCGCCACGTACCAGGGCGGCGAGCCGGGCCTCGACGCCACGAAGTCCGACGAGGCGCGGCTCGATGCCGACTCCCCGCAGGCGCGGAAGTACTCCGCCTTCCTCGAGGAGCGTCAGCAGAACGTCGCCGACGAGGCGGGCGTCCGCCCCGATGCCACCTACACGATCGCCGTTAACGGCTTCAGCGCGAGCATGGACCCGAACCAGGCCGCCAAGCTCGCCGCGACCAAGGGCGTGCAGAAGGTCGTCCCCGACGAGATTCGCCACCCGGTCGCCGTCCCCTCGACCGAGTTCCTCGGCCTCGAGGGCGACAACGGCGTCTGGCAGAAGATCGGTGGCGTCGGTTCGGCCGGCGAGGGCGTCGTCGTCGGTGTCGTCGACACCGGCATCGCGCCCGAGAACCCCGCCTTCGCGGGCGAGCCGCTGGGCACCACCGCCGGTTCAGAGCCGTACCTCGACGGCAACGACGTGGTCTTCCGCAAGGGCGACGGCACCGACTTCCGCTCCCCGCGCGTGGCCGAGGGCAACGGGTGGTCGCTGTCGGACTACTCGACCAAGCTCGTCGGCGCCCGGTACTTCGACCAGGGTGCCGCCGCCACGGGCTTCACCTTCGAGGCGGACTACCGCTCGCCCCGCGACGGCGACGCGCACGGCTCCCACACCGCCAGCACCGCGGCGGGCAACAACGGAGTCGACGCGAGCGTCGAGGGCATCGATTTCGGTGCGATCTCGGGCGTCGCCCCGGCGGCCAAGGTCGCCGCCTACAAGGCGTGCTGGGCGGGTCCCGACCCGCTCGTCACCACCGACGACGTCTGCGCTCTGAGCGACCTGCTCGGCGCGATCAACGCCGCGGTGTCCGACGGCGTCGACGTCATCAACTACTCGATCGGCGGAGGCGCGGCCACCACCACGCTCTCCCTCGAGGACCAGGCGTTCTTCAACGCCGCCGCAGCCGGCGTCTTCGTCTCGGTCTCGGCCGGCAACTCCGGCCCCGGCGCTTCGACCGCCGACCACGCCTCGCCCTGGTACACCACCGTCGCGGCATCCACGATCCCGACCTACGAGGGAACCGTGAAGCTGGCCGACGGGTTCCAGGCCGCGGGGGCATCGGTGTCGGTGCGCGAGGGTCAGGACGTGACGGCACCCGTCGTCTACGCCGGCGACATCGCGGCATCCGGAGCCGATCCCGCGAACGCCGCGCTGTGCCTGATCGGGTCGCTCGATCCCGCGAAGGCTGCCGGCAAGATCGTCGTGTGCGATCGCGGTCAGAACGCGCGCATCGAGAAGTCGCAGGCGGTGAAGGATGCCGGTGGCGTGGGCATGATCCTCGTCAACGTCACGCCGGCCTCGGTCGACAACGACTTCCACTCCGTGCCCACCGTGCACATCGACGCGCGCTACCGCGACGCGCTGCTCGCCTACGTGCGCGGCACGGCGGACGCCACCGCGACCCTCGTCGGCGAGAACGTCACGGGCGAGACGACGCCGACTCCCCAGGTCGCGGGCTTCTCGAGCCGCGGACCGATGCTCGCCGACGGCAGCGACATCCTGAAGCCCGACGTCTCGGCTCCGGGTGTCGCGATCCTCGCGGCGGCGGCCAACGCGCCCGGCGCCACCCCGACGTTCGAGTTCCTCTCGGGCACGTCGATGTCGTCGCCGCACGTGGCGGGACTCGGGGCCCTCTACCTGGGCGAGCGCCCGCTGGCCACTCCTGCCGAGGTGAAGTCCGCGATGATGACCACCGCGTACGACACCGTCGACGTCGAGGGCGCTCCGGCTCAGGACCCGTTCGCGCAGGGCGCGGGCCACGTCGATCCGACGAAGTACTTCGATCCGGGTCTGCTGTACCTGAACGGTCCGGCGGACTGGGCGGCGTTCCTCCAGGGCAAGGGCCTCGAGGACTTCGGCGTCGCCCCGATCGACGGCAGCGATCTGAACCTCGCGTCGATCTCGATCGGCTCGCTCGCGAAGCCGCAGACCATCACGCGCACGGTCACCTCGACGAGGGCCGGATCGTTCTCGGCATCCATCGACGTCCCCGGAGTGGATGCCACGGTCGAGCCGGCCACGCTCGAGTTCGCCGCGGCGGGCGAGCAGAAGACGTTCACCGTGACCTTCTCGCGGACGGACGCGGCTGCGGAGCAGTGGACGAGCGGGTTCCTCACCTGGACCGGCGACGGTACGCAGGTGCGCTCGCCGATCGCGATCCGTCCGGCCACCGCCGAGGCTCCGGCCGAGGTCTCGGGCACCGGTCTGTCGGGATCGACGTCGGTCGAGATCCTTCCGGGCGTGGGCGGCGAGCTGCCGCTGAGCGTGTCGGGTCTCGCGGCCCAGACGCTGCTGGCCGATCCGGACAACCCGGTCGCCGGTCACAGCGGTAACCAGGACTCGGGCGACGCCGACGGATACGTGCGGTGGACCGTCCAGGTGCCCGAGGGGACGACCCTCTCGCGCTTCGACCTGGACTCGTCGGACGACACCGGCAGCGACCTCGACTTGTTCGTATCGCGCGTGGTCAGCCCCGACGACCTGCGGTACTACGAGCGGTTCACCTCCGCGACGGCCTCGGCCGACGAGCGGGTGACACTGACGAACCCCACCGCCGGCACGTACCTGATCGAGGCGAACCTCTACTCCTCGACCGGACCGTTCACGTGGGACATGACCTACGCGAACGTCACCCCCGGCGGCGAGGGGCAGCTGACGGCGACGCCGAACCCGATCCCCGTGCAGCAGGGCGCCGCCGTCTCGTACGACCTGTCGTGGCAGGGGCTCGCGCCCCAGACGCGTTACCTCGGTGTCGTGCGGTACGGCGACTCGGACGTGCAGACGGTGCTGACCGTCGACTCGGGCGAGGCTGCTCCGGCCGTGGTCGAGGCTCCGACGGTGTCGGGCACGGCCAAGCTCGGTCGCACCCTGACCGCGACTCCCGGCACGTGGAACCCGGCCGATGTGACCACCGCGTACCAGTGGCTGCGGGACGGTGAGCCCGTGAACGGCGCCACCTCGGCGACGTATCGTGTGCAGCGCGCCGACCTCGGCCGGGTGCTCAGCGTGCGCGTGACGGCGACGGCACCCGCCAACGGTCTGACGGGCACCGCCGACAGCGCCGGCGTGCCGGTCGTCGTGGGCTCGTTCACGACGGTGAGCGTCGACCCGTGGGTCGGTCGCACCGGTGACGCGTACACGCTCACCGTCAAGGTGCGGCCGCTGAGCGGACCCGCGCCCCAGGGAGACGTGACCGTCACGGTGGCGGGCAAGGAGTACGTCGCCACCCTGCAGGACGGGAAGGCCACCATCGTCCTCGACCCGCAGACGCGCGGCGTGAAGCTGGTCAAGGCCGTCTACGGCGGCAGCGCGACGGTGGAGGCCTCGCGCGCCAGCAGCGCGTTCATCGTGTTGCGTTAG
- a CDS encoding LCP family protein, with protein sequence MPRRRRTVAQHARLPLPNPFGQLAKLLAVAAVVGAVAVIGVVSYTAYDLTADFVEEAVVVENQPAVPPDLGALSGGVNMMLVGIDECEEELIALLGDRCEGADAGGRLNDVNILVHISEEPRKVTVVSFPRDLIFDAPACDTADGGRFGGGTLQINELYTYGGLSCVITAIADMSGQQIQFGAMVTFGGVIEITNAIGGVEICLASDMRDANTGIDWEAGPRSIQGLEALQFLRTRYGVGGSDLARVSNQQQYMSRLARKLVSEEVLSNPSTVLRLASTGLRNVTPTQSLTNPLTLVQVASAVKDVPFEDIVFVQYPTVEARSDINRVAPDYAAAEVLWDALRENRSIEVTGGVAVNDGTVIAEPAPGEQPAPTEGPAPEPGEVDPNTGAVALPPAITGSSAAQQTCSAGVVN encoded by the coding sequence ATGCCCCGGCGCCGTCGCACCGTCGCGCAGCACGCCCGCTTGCCTTTGCCGAACCCGTTCGGCCAGCTCGCGAAGCTCCTCGCCGTCGCCGCGGTGGTCGGCGCCGTCGCGGTGATCGGAGTCGTGTCCTACACGGCGTACGACCTCACCGCCGACTTCGTCGAAGAAGCCGTGGTCGTCGAGAATCAGCCGGCCGTCCCGCCCGACCTCGGGGCGCTCTCGGGCGGCGTGAACATGATGCTCGTCGGCATCGACGAGTGCGAAGAAGAGCTCATCGCCCTCCTGGGCGACCGGTGCGAGGGTGCGGACGCGGGCGGACGCCTGAACGACGTGAACATCCTCGTGCACATCTCGGAGGAACCCCGGAAGGTCACGGTCGTCTCGTTCCCGCGCGACCTCATCTTCGACGCCCCCGCGTGCGACACCGCCGACGGGGGCCGCTTCGGCGGCGGCACCCTGCAAATCAACGAGCTCTACACGTACGGCGGACTCTCGTGCGTGATCACCGCCATCGCCGACATGAGCGGCCAGCAGATCCAATTCGGCGCCATGGTCACCTTCGGCGGCGTCATCGAGATCACCAACGCGATCGGCGGCGTCGAGATCTGCCTCGCGAGCGACATGCGCGATGCGAACACGGGCATCGACTGGGAAGCGGGACCGCGGAGCATCCAGGGCCTCGAGGCGCTGCAGTTCCTGCGCACCCGATACGGAGTGGGCGGCAGCGACCTGGCGCGCGTGAGCAACCAGCAGCAGTACATGTCCCGCCTCGCGCGCAAGCTCGTCAGCGAGGAGGTGCTGTCGAACCCCTCGACGGTGCTGCGCTTGGCTTCGACGGGCCTTCGGAACGTCACGCCGACGCAGAGCCTCACGAACCCCCTGACCCTCGTCCAGGTCGCCTCCGCGGTGAAGGACGTGCCCTTCGAAGACATCGTCTTCGTGCAGTACCCGACCGTCGAGGCCCGCTCGGATATCAACCGTGTGGCGCCCGACTACGCCGCGGCCGAGGTGCTCTGGGACGCATTGCGAGAGAACCGGTCGATCGAGGTGACCGGAGGCGTGGCGGTCAACGACGGCACGGTGATCGCCGAGCCGGCCCCCGGAGAACAGCCGGCGCCGACGGAGGGCCCCGCGCCGGAGCCCGGCGAGGTCGATCCGAACACGGGAGCCGTCGCCCTCCCGCCCGCCATCACCGGATCGAGCGCCGCGCAGCAGACCTGCAGCGCGGGCGTCGTGAACTGA
- a CDS encoding M15 family metallopeptidase produces MTSHDPETSPRRAARAEAERLATAALTLPVVPGGDDSAAAPPTRRALRRDADAPEAGESGARGIRRLAPVLLRRRLAVVAAAVVVVAGCVVAIGAAASGGGPDGSTDAVAQIVGPPAVADDGIPVPQLAAVAATATPCDDPAFTSALAAGDDAAVIDAAGGGQAFRAAVASGIAPCVSLSDPNREWLVVNKQRPYDPVDYQPGDLVMPADVRALEDSALRAPAARALTSLVKAASAAGVGEIGYLSAYRSYTTQKSTYAGRVAVGGVAEADRESARPGFSEHQSGMAVDIVPCNGSCKTLDDVAASPQGAWVRDHAWEFGFITRYAEGRESVSGYEPEAWHLRYIGPELARAYHEGGFTTLEEFFGLPAAPTY; encoded by the coding sequence GTGACCAGCCACGACCCCGAGACCTCGCCCCGCCGCGCCGCGCGCGCGGAGGCCGAGCGACTCGCGACCGCGGCCCTCACCCTTCCCGTCGTTCCCGGCGGCGACGACTCCGCCGCAGCGCCTCCGACCCGTCGCGCTCTGCGGCGCGACGCGGACGCCCCTGAGGCAGGGGAGTCCGGGGCCCGTGGCATCCGTCGACTCGCCCCCGTCCTCCTGCGCCGCCGCCTGGCGGTGGTCGCCGCGGCGGTCGTCGTGGTGGCCGGTTGCGTGGTGGCGATCGGGGCCGCCGCCTCGGGAGGCGGGCCCGACGGGTCCACCGACGCCGTCGCGCAGATCGTCGGCCCCCCGGCGGTCGCCGACGACGGAATCCCCGTGCCGCAGCTCGCGGCCGTCGCCGCCACGGCGACCCCGTGCGACGACCCCGCCTTCACCTCCGCGCTGGCCGCGGGAGACGACGCCGCCGTCATCGACGCGGCGGGGGGCGGGCAAGCGTTCCGCGCAGCGGTGGCATCCGGGATCGCCCCCTGCGTCTCGCTCTCCGACCCGAACCGCGAGTGGCTCGTGGTCAACAAGCAACGTCCCTACGACCCGGTCGACTACCAGCCCGGCGACCTGGTCATGCCCGCAGACGTCCGCGCCCTCGAGGATTCCGCTCTGCGCGCCCCCGCCGCGCGCGCGCTCACCTCGCTCGTGAAGGCCGCATCCGCCGCCGGCGTCGGCGAGATCGGCTACCTCAGCGCCTACCGCTCGTACACGACGCAGAAGTCGACCTACGCCGGGCGCGTGGCGGTCGGGGGTGTCGCCGAGGCCGATCGCGAGAGCGCGCGGCCCGGCTTCAGCGAGCATCAGTCGGGCATGGCCGTCGACATCGTCCCCTGCAACGGTTCGTGCAAGACGCTCGACGACGTGGCGGCGTCTCCGCAGGGCGCGTGGGTGCGCGATCACGCGTGGGAGTTCGGCTTCATCACGCGGTACGCCGAGGGGCGCGAGAGCGTCAGCGGGTACGAGCCCGAGGCGTGGCACCTGCGCTACATCGGTCCCGAGCTCGCCCGGGCCTACCACGAGGGCGGTTTCACGACCCTCGAGGAGTTCTTCGGGCTGCCTGCGGCGCCGACCTACTGA